In Arthrobacter sp. MN05-02, one genomic interval encodes:
- the gor gene encoding glutathione-disulfide reductase has protein sequence MDHEFDVLVIGGGPAGMAAATRAAELGARTAVVERSALGGTCVNSGCVPTRVLAKTARLFREVRTAYDYGIVVDEPSVDWARTVDRVRATVARVLAAKGYGATMERLAIELIEGDAELTGDHSVVVGDRLVTATSIILCIGGSGRRLPVEGAEHAVLPHEVLSLESLPGSVAIIGGGHTGAQMTTIFDAMGSRVLLLDLAPRILMTEDEDVAAAVTGSFTGKGVQVETGIGGIDSIRKDADGLTLTWTRDGEPLARTVDAVIMAAGWPANLAGLGLEAAGVRTARSFIPVDEYLRSSVPHIFVAGDANGTSMLVQAAVFEGETAAENAVLGATRTTPHHLLPEGGFTDPDYAGVGLTEAKARERDAECHAVSVPYAVVERPIIDDREQGFLKLVIDRRRELILGAHAVGENAVEVITAVASAMAAGTDLATLARVKFAYPTYSAVIGHAARAALRG, from the coding sequence ATGGACCACGAGTTCGATGTCCTCGTCATCGGCGGCGGACCTGCCGGCATGGCGGCCGCCACACGAGCGGCCGAGCTCGGCGCACGCACCGCCGTCGTCGAACGGTCCGCCCTCGGCGGCACGTGCGTGAACTCGGGCTGCGTCCCGACGCGCGTCCTGGCGAAGACCGCCCGGCTGTTCCGTGAGGTCCGCACCGCGTACGACTACGGGATCGTCGTGGACGAACCGTCCGTCGACTGGGCCAGGACGGTCGACCGTGTGCGTGCCACGGTGGCCCGGGTCCTCGCCGCCAAGGGCTACGGAGCCACCATGGAGCGCCTCGCCATCGAACTGATCGAGGGCGACGCCGAGCTCACCGGCGATCACAGCGTGGTCGTGGGTGACCGCCTCGTCACCGCGACGTCGATCATCCTCTGCATCGGGGGCAGCGGGCGTCGCCTGCCCGTCGAGGGCGCCGAACACGCCGTCCTGCCGCACGAGGTGCTGAGCCTCGAGAGCCTGCCCGGAAGCGTGGCCATCATCGGAGGCGGGCACACCGGGGCACAGATGACCACCATCTTCGACGCCATGGGCTCCCGGGTCCTCCTGCTGGACCTCGCGCCACGCATCCTGATGACGGAGGACGAGGACGTCGCCGCGGCCGTCACCGGAAGCTTCACGGGCAAGGGCGTCCAGGTGGAGACGGGGATCGGGGGGATCGACAGCATCCGGAAGGACGCCGACGGTCTCACGCTCACCTGGACGCGCGACGGCGAGCCGCTGGCCCGCACCGTGGATGCCGTCATCATGGCGGCCGGCTGGCCCGCCAACCTCGCCGGGTTGGGCCTCGAGGCGGCCGGCGTCCGGACGGCACGGTCCTTCATCCCCGTGGACGAGTACCTGCGCTCCAGTGTTCCGCACATCTTCGTGGCCGGTGACGCCAACGGCACGAGCATGCTGGTCCAGGCAGCCGTCTTCGAGGGCGAGACCGCGGCCGAGAACGCGGTGCTGGGCGCCACACGCACCACGCCGCACCACCTGCTGCCCGAGGGCGGCTTCACGGATCCGGACTACGCAGGCGTGGGGCTGACCGAGGCGAAGGCGAGGGAGCGCGACGCCGAGTGCCACGCGGTCTCCGTACCGTACGCGGTCGTGGAGCGGCCCATCATCGACGACCGCGAGCAGGGCTTTCTCAAACTCGTGATCGACCGGCGCCGCGAGCTGATCCTCGGTGCGCATGCCGTCGGCGAGAACGCGGTGGAGGTCATCACCGCCGTGGCGTCCGCGATGGCGGCGGGCACCGACCTCGCCACGCTGGCCCGGGTGAAGTTCGCCTACCCCACGTACAGCGCGGTGATCGGGCATGCCGCGCGGGCCGCGCTGCGCGGATGA
- a CDS encoding nitroreductase, whose translation MPLSTATTTTRIADTGVPIISELAGRWSPRSFDPEATITELQLDALLEAARWAPSASNNQPRRFIVARRGTHAFETIVSALVGFNAAWAHNASALVVGIAETSSVEGDLRPYAEYDLGQAIAHLTVQAEAEGLATHQMAGVEWDKVVAAFDLADNLKPLTITAVGTVDEAGKLPGALAERETAPRTRLPLDELVLLRS comes from the coding sequence ATGCCGCTCAGCACTGCCACGACAACCACCCGCATCGCCGACACCGGCGTGCCGATCATCAGCGAACTGGCCGGGCGCTGGAGCCCGCGGTCCTTCGACCCGGAAGCGACGATCACGGAGCTCCAGCTGGACGCCCTGCTGGAAGCCGCGCGCTGGGCACCGTCCGCGAGCAACAACCAGCCCCGCCGGTTCATCGTCGCCAGGCGGGGCACCCACGCGTTCGAGACGATCGTCTCGGCCCTCGTGGGGTTCAACGCTGCATGGGCCCACAACGCCTCGGCCCTGGTCGTGGGCATCGCCGAGACATCGTCCGTGGAGGGCGACCTCCGTCCCTACGCCGAGTACGACCTCGGCCAGGCCATCGCCCACCTGACCGTGCAGGCGGAGGCCGAGGGCCTGGCGACCCACCAGATGGCAGGGGTGGAGTGGGACAAAGTGGTGGCGGCCTTCGACCTGGCCGACAACCTGAAGCCCCTGACGATCACGGCCGTCGGCACGGTGGACGAGGCCGGCAAGCTTCCCGGCGCCCTGGCGGAGCGGGAGACCGCACCGCGCACGCGCCTTCCGCTGGACGAGCTGGTGCTGCTCCGCAGCTAG
- a CDS encoding hypothetical protein (possible pseudo due to frameshift): MFAAVLLHNGLGYALGYGAARIFRLQTPARRTTAIEVGMQNSGLAAGLARTYLTPEAALPGAIFSVWHNVSGAALAAYWRRRDARSGSPEGAARR, from the coding sequence GTGTTCGCCGCCGTTCTCCTGCACAACGGCCTGGGATACGCCCTGGGCTACGGTGCGGCGCGCATCTTCCGGCTGCAGACCCCGGCCAGGCGCACCACGGCGATCGAGGTGGGCATGCAGAACTCGGGGCTCGCCGCCGGACTCGCCCGGACGTACCTGACCCCGGAAGCCGCACTGCCCGGTGCGATCTTCTCGGTGTGGCACAACGTATCCGGGGCGGCCCTGGCGGCGTACTGGCGCCGCCGTGACGCGCGCTCGGGTTCACCGGAAGGCGCTGCGCGCCGCTGA